TATTAACTCCATCATTCTCTTAGGACAGGAAAGTTGTCTTTTATTTGGCTCTTCGAAGCCGTAGAAAAACTAACCATTGAATTGCCCTCGAAGGCTCAAATGTGACTTTGATCACGGATGCCAAATTGCCTTTTAGGTAATTCTACTGTCCTATAAATGATGGAGTAATGTAAATTGGCAGGAGAAATAAACAAATCTTGCGGTTTAGATATCCACAAAAGTTTTTTGATTGCTACTATCCTCAGCAGATCCGGTGAAAAACAGCAACAGCGTATCAAGAGAGACGATGATGGAATTTTAAGCCTTAGAAATTGGGTTACATCAGAAAAATGTGACGTTGTTGCATGTGAATCAACAAGTGACTTTTGGGTCCCTATTCATGATTCATTGATAAAACATCTGCCTTTTATAGTTGGAAATGCTCGCGACATGAAAGCATTTACACATAAAAAGACAGATAAAATAGATTCCGAAGTCATTGCAAAACTTGCACTGAATGGCATGGTTCAACCATCAAGAGTTTTCCCAAAAAAACACAGAGAATATCGTTCATACATTCGGCTTCGCCACAAACTTGTACAAAAAAGAACGGATATAAAAAATGAAGCTCATGCCATTCTCGCACCTGAAATGTTTAATCTAAAAGATGTGCTGACAGACATTTTTGGAAAAAATGGTAGAGAGATATTATCAGGAATCTCTTCAGGTAAAAATGTTGACCAGATTATACAAAACCTTTCTCCAAATGTTCGTAAAAAAAGCGCTCAGATCCGAGAGCTTCTGGACAGAGAAATCTCCCAGAGTGCTGCAATCAGGCTTCAGATATGTTTGAAGCTAATAAAGAATTTTGACGATTCAATCGAACTTTTGGGAAAGGAAATTTTCAATTATGCTTATGGAAATCATAAGCGAGAAATGGAAATTTTAAAATCTGTTCCAGGCATAGGGGAACTTGGTGCGGCAACTTTAATCGCTGAAATAGGTGATTTCAAAGATTTTGCTTCAGGGGACAAGCTTGCTTCATGGCTTGGACTGGTTCCTAATGTGTACCAATCTGCAGATAAATACCACAATGGAAGGATCACTAAGAGAGGATCAAAGGTAGCAAGGTGGATTCTAATACAGATTGCTCAAGCAGCAGCAAGAACAAAAAATAGCAAGTTAAAAGAGTTTTTTAACAGAAAAAAGAAGTCAATTGGACATGCAAAGGCGATTGTTGCCCTGGCAAGGAAAATTGCAACGATAATATGGCACCTTATCACAAATGATGAGATGTACGAAGATGAAACGGGATATATCAAGGGAGAAGTTCAAAGGAGGAAGATTGTTGAGACCGAGATATTTTCGGTTGATGAACGTATCTCAATAATTAGTGAAATATTCGCAATTGTTGAAAAAAAGAAACCTGACATTAAGTGAAGGCGAAGTATCCTCACGTCCACATTCCGGACCCTGGCTTCTATTTAACAGGACAAAAATGCTATATTTGCTTCCAACATAATCAGAAATTCTGAATGAGGGTCCGGAGTGTGAAATCAGAGGTACTTTCATGCCAATATAGAATGGATTGAAGACAATTATTCAATCAAGCGGGCAGGTGAGCAGAACCACAAACGTATTCTCAGGCACAGGGTAATGGCTGAGGTGCTGGAAGAACTGATCTCCCATGAGTGAGAAATATCTTTAAAGATGAAAAGCTATCTTTCCTAAAGTTTCTACTCTTACTGTTCTTTACTCTTTCAGTTCTCCGGTAAATTCTACTCCATATCTTTCTGAAAAATAGTTATTATCCGTGTGAGACTTCTGTGCACTCTTTGTACATAAATCTCAAGAACCTTAAGTCCTGCCTTCTCCCCGTACTCGAATGCTGTCTTATCCGAGACAACAACTGCAATACCTCCGGGTTTTAAGACACGGTGGATTTCTTCAAGGGCGCTGGAATATAACTCTTCTAAGGACCCGGCAAGGATTGCAGCCGATCTTCCGTAGGGCGGGTCAGTGACGACTGCATCGATTGTAGAATCCTTTAGCGGAATCCTGCAGGCATCCCCTTCCATCAGGATGTAGTCCAGTTCATAGGCTTCAAGGTTCATGTGAGCCCCGAGGACAAGTTTTTCCTGGGCATCGATTCCTATGACCCTTGCACCCATAAGTCCGGCTTCTACAAGTATGCCTGCGGTGCCGCAGAAAGGGTCCAGAAAAAGCTCTCCCGGCTTTATCCCGGAAAGGTTTGTAATGGCGCGGGCAACTCTTGGCATAAGTACGCCAGGGTGGAAAAAAGGCTTGTTCTGGGGATTTCTGGCTTCATATGCGCTCCTGTCAACCGAGGATAGGAGAGTCCCAAGTACAGCTTTTTCACTCAGTATGAGCCGAAATTCCACATCAGGGCTCTTCAGGTTTGCCCTGAACCCTTTCCTGTAGATGAATCCTCCAATTTTCTGCTCCAGGTACTCGCACGGAAAGTTAACATGGTGTTTGATCCTCTTTGCCCTGACAACAAAACTTTTCCCGTCCCTGATATATCCTGCAGGTTCAAAGGCTTCTGCAAGTTTCAGGACAGCATCAGGGTTGTTTTTGGTAATCCCTACAACTTTTAGTATATGGTGAGTCATTGCCAGCCTTTCAGTTACAGGGTCGGTGAGGGTTCTTTCAATATCCTCTTCTCTGCCTGCGATATCCACTACAAGGCACTGGTCGATTCTTGCATAGGGACGGAAATCAAGCCCCTCAATTTTGAGGCAGGCAAGGACTTCGGCAGCTGGCAGTTCTTCGTGTTCTCCAGAAAGTTCAAAAGCGTATAACATTGATGATCAGAAATAAGTTGATTAATATAGTTCAAAATGATCTCTAGACAGGTCAAAATGGATCGACGCGATTCAAAATAATTCTTACAGGTTAGGGGACAAAATATAAAATATCATATATTTAAAAGTGTGTTGAGCCTGTGTTTTAATTTAAGTCTATTTTTTATTTGTGTTTTTTTATTCGTGTATATACCAGTGGGTTGCTTTGGGTCCTGTGCAGAATTTTGAGCTCAAAACAGGTTTTTACATGTAAGAAAAAAGTTGCCTGAACAGGAGACAGCCTGCAAGAGTTCATTGTATGATAGGTCCGAGTGTAAGAAATACATTTAAGACGTTGTCTGTGAAGTAGATCCTATCCTTCAACACATTTTTTCCATGGCTTCCCTGCCAGTCATTCCAATCTCAATTCCAAGCTCTCCGGCAAACTTTGTTACCTCAACAACAGTGGTTTTGAGCATATCTTCGAAATTCTGCACACCCTTCACTTTTGCTGCCGTATCCCCGAGTGCCTCAGCGGCGCTGATATTAAGATAGCCACACATCAGAAAACCCTTCTCTGCCCTTATAACCAGCAGAGGATACTTCTGCATCTCAAATCGGAGGCCAAGTACGCATCCGTTTTCAAGCGGGATCTGTTCAATGAGCATGTTTTTCTGAATAAGCTTCAAGCCAGATTAACTTTTGGGCTCCTTTCAGGCTCCTTTCAGGTTCCGTTCAGGCTCCTTTCAGGTTCCGTTCAGGTTTCGATTAATTTTTTTGAAGACATCTTTGAAAAACTCAGTGATTTGACTTATTTCAGCCTTTCCTCCAGAATTCAGGTTCCTGTTTACCCCTGTCCCGCTCTTTTTCTCCATACTCTTATTCTCAACACTCTTATTCTTGGCACTCTTATCCCTATTTATTTCCATATCCAGCGGTTCGGTTTTAAAGCTTTCATTTTCTGAAAGCCATAAAGTAATGTTATTTTCAGGGCCGAAATTCCCCCTCAGTAAGGTACGGTTATTTTCAAACCCGAGGCTTTTGTTGTCGAGTCCTTCCGTTAATTCTGCATCAAGACCCTGCGGAAGAGTAATTGTAACACTTGAATTCGGAGTGTTCATCAGCCATATCTCTGTTCTGGGACCTGCTTCTTTTTTGAACCCATAGGTCACACTGGCGCGGTTTGTAATTGACGAGTTTTTTTCAGTTCTTCCGAGGGCATCTTTCGAGATCCAGAATTCAACGTCCCTTAATTCAACAGTATCTGACGTTGAGTTGAGCCTTACATTAGGTTCTTCTTCTATAGCTTTCTCCATTTTGTCCTCTAAAAAAACCTCCATTTTCAGGATTTCCCAGGCATTAACAAAATTGTCATTGTTGCCTGTTTCTCTGTCTATGAGATTCCTGTAAAAAATAGCTTCGTTATCCGTAATTTTCTCGTCGTAATTCCACGTCATCCCGGCTTTTTCCACTGTGATATGGTTGCCAAGGATAAAGGCAGCAGAGCAGGGTTCTGCAAGAAGGGCAGGAATGAAGAAAGTGGCCAGTAAAAGGCTGGCTGAAAGGAGGGAATATATTTTCAAGTTTTTCAACTCTTTTATTCGTCCTTTATCTGACATTCATTTTTCCGTTTTTTTTCAGGGCTTATTTTGTTGTGACTTCACATCCATCCCGGGTTATTATTAACGTATGTTCTGCCTGGGATACAAGTCCCCCGGCACTTTCAATAAGCACAGGATAAGAGTGGATAATTCTGGCTTTTTCAAGCTGGATTAATGAAAAATCAAGTTTGTCTGAATTGAGCCAACGCTTTGCAAAGGGAAGTCCCCTGTAATCCTCTGCCTGTTTCAGGACGTTTCTGATTGCTGGCAGACGTACAGGCTTTTTCTGTATAACACTGTAAATCTCTGCCCAGCTGCCGTCATGTACAAGGCCCGTTCCGTTAGTTGCAAAGGGTTCAATTGCAAGCACATCTCCTTCCTTCAGGACAACTCCCCCTTCTACATGTTTGTTAGGCACTGCAGGGTTGTCGTGGGCCTCATACTGAGAAAGCCCGTGGCCTGTGAGATTCATAATAGGATTTAAGCCGTAGCTGCGGATCGTCTCCTCTATTGCAGCTCCTACCTCTCCTGTGCTGACTCCCGGTTTCACGAGGTCAATGGCTGCTGCAAGAGCTTCCTCAGAGGCTTTTACAAGGTCGGAATTGCCTGAAAGGTCCACAGTTACTGCTGAGTCTGCTATGTATCCGTCTACGTGGACTCCGAGGTCCAGCTTCACTATATCTTTTCCAAAGACATCCTTATCCCCTACTTTGGGAGTCGCGTGGGCAGCTTCCTGGTTTCTTGAGATATTGCAGGGGAAGGCAGGCCTACCTCCAAGTTCTATGGTTTTCTTTTCCACAAATTCAGCAACTTCAAGCAGGCTGTTTCCGACTTTCACCATATCTGCGGCTTCAGTTCTGACAATCTTCAAAATCCTGCCTGCTTCTCTGTATTTTTCAAGGATATCTTCTCTGTTGTATACATTATCTGTCATGTTAACCTCAAACTGGATGATTTCTCATAATTATAAACTCTTATTATGGTAGATTCCTGCTGTATTTATGCTTATTTCATGTAATTAAGGGTTATAAAAGGCAAATTAAGGTGAATTAAGGCAAATTAAGAGTACAATCTGGTTGTATAATTTATATGGTTGTATAATTTATATGGTTGTATAATTTATATGGTAGTATAATTTATATAAATGATTTTAATACAAAGTTTTTCTCTAATCCTGTAAGGTTTTTACACCCTGTTTCAGTAACCAGCACCATATCTTCAAGCCGGATTCCCCCAATTCCCGGATAATATAGTCCGGGCTCGATCGTTATCACATTACCTGCCTCCAGAAGCACGCCGTTTTCTCCTACGCCGGGAAGTTCATGGATGTCAAGCCCGACCCCGTGGCCTGTAGAGTGTGTGAATCCGGCTGTTGCTCCGCTTCTGTAAGTGTGGTAGCCTCGTACCTCAAACAGGTCACAGACTGCACTGTGTATTTCAGCGGTTGAGACTCCAGGTTTAACCATTTCCAGAGCTTTTTGTTGGGCTGCAAATACAGTTTCATACATTGCCTTTAGTTTTTCCGAAGCCTCGCCTCTGATCACGGTCCTCGTCATATCTGCAAAATAGCGCTTCTTTTTACTCCTCGGGAATATGTCCAGGATGATCGGAGCATTTGCCCTGAGAGGCCCTTCGGTAGTTCCGTGGGGGTTTGCAGTATCCTCCCCGCAGGAGACAATTGTCTCTTCGGCTTCGCATCCAAAATCCAGCAGAGTATGGTCAATGGCCGAATTCACTTTAGCTCCGGTAAGTACCTGCCCTTTAAAATAGAGAATACCGTCCCTGTCTTCTGCTCCTGCTATCAGAGAAATTGCTGCCATCATAGCCTTTTCTCCAGCCATCTGGGCATACCTTATGGCTTCAATTTCTTCGGGTCCCTTCACGCTCCTCATTTTTCTGAAAGGGCTTTTTACAGGCACTACGGTAAAACCTGCTTCTGTAAGATAGTTTGAGTAAAAAACAGGAAAATCGTAGGCAACTGCAATTTTTTTTACTTTTTCTTCAAGGAGAAGCTCGGATATGCAGGCTGCATAGGCAATGGATACATCCTTTTTTTCCTTGATTTTTTCGCGGTAGCCAAAGTCCTGAGTGGTTTTTATATTTGAAATTCTTGACTCGATTTCAGCCCTCCCGCGCTCCATTTCCGAAATGAAAATAACTTCTTTCCCGCTTTTGGTCTGCAGGTAAACGAACTCGTCCGATGCCAGGAAGCGGGTTACATAGTAAATATCGGCACTGTGAATATTCCCTGTCATCAGATAGGCGTCTGTTCCTGCTTCCTCAAGGACCTTTTTTGTACTGAAATCTGTCTCTTTCATGCAAGGTAATTCTGATGTTTGTAGATAAAGTTGTTATCGTCGGCTTGCAGGCAGGTCTGTATATGGATCCTGATCCGGGGTATTTCTTCCTTTTTCATCTTCTCTTTTCTTTTTCCCCTTCTCTTCTCATTTTCTTTTTTCCTTTTTTATTTTCCTTTTTCTTTGTTTTTCTTTTTTATCTCCTTTATTTTGTTTCCAAGAATTTAAAGCTCCTCAAACATCGTGAAATAGAGGTCAAGAGAAGCTGTCACCTCGTCCGAAAACCTGAGAATGCATACATATTTTCTTCTTCCCTGCTCTTTAACCCATATTCTGTCTTCCAAATCTTCATTTTTCAGGTCAGTGAAAACTTTTGCCGCGCAGCCCAGAATTATTCGAATGCTTGATGTCAGTTTCCTCTTTATCCTATCTTTTTTAAACTCAAGGTAATCGCGAGAAGTGTCTGTCTGAAACAGCGGACTCCTGTGAACCCAGTACTCATCTAGGTTGAGGTTCTCTTCGACAATAAGAGGGACCCTGAAATTCATTTCCTTCAGGCGCGATAGTTCATTCAACTTATTTTTGTCGGTTTCTGAATTTTCGGAATAACCTTCGTTTTTCAGAGAAGGCGTGTTTACTTCCAGTTCCCTGTTAATCCATTTCAGGGCGAAACTTTTGGAGGTTTTGATAAAAATGAGAGTTTCCTCTTCCATTTTTTTCTGGTACTCTCCATCTTCTTGCATAGCTCGCTAAATCTATCGGCTTTTGCTTCGGAGCAATCCGGAGTATTGGACTCAATCCCCATTTTTTAACCTCCTGCTTCAACTTTATTCCTTTTTTTTAAAAACGTAGGTTGGTTTAAATAAGGGTTGGATAGCACTGACAAAAATTTTAAATTAGATAAAAACAGGCTCAAGAAACCTGTGTATAATAATATTTATACAGTTGCCAAATCGAAAAAAAAGAAACGCCCGGACCGGGATTCGAACCCGAGTCGGAGCCTCGACAGGGCTCCATGATAGGCCTCTACACTATCCGGACACTTCGGTCTTTTTAGTTGCTGTTTTGCCCGCGCTGCGAGCAAACCTTAAATGTCTCTCTGGTATATAAATGTTCCCGTTGACTGGTTCCGATTCTGGATTAAATTCCAGGTCCCGCCTCCCAGACTCGAACCGGGGACATCGCGGTGCCTGCGCAGAGATGTACGGGACATTTCCCGCACGAGCCGAACTACAGCCGCGCACTCTACCACTGAGTTAAGGCGGGACGATGATGCTGATCCAGTGCTGCACAGGGCTACACTGCCTCAGTGCACCATCTCCATATATGGTGATGGTATTTATTGTTTTCGCTAGGTGTGGGAGATTATGGCTGACATTTATAACATTTTTCATATTTGTCAAAAATACTTTTGTATATTACGGAGGACATAATGCATAATTACAGTAAGAAAATGAACAGATTTTACAATACAATATATCTTAAAATACCTTTACAATATAATATATCTTAAAATACCTCACAATACAATGTACTTTTAAATACCGAAGGAGTAAGGAATATGGTCGCCCAAATCTTTACAAACGCCAATAATTCCGATACGGTCAGCATCAACCTTGGAAACACTTTTGTGATTAAACTCAGGGACCAACCTGGAGAGCACCTGTACAGTAAGGAAGATTCTGTTGCCGAAACGGTATGGAAAATGGAGGCAGAAGAAGGTCTCAAACTGCTCCGGGAACAGTTTACTCCGGATGTCCCGGATACAAAGACTCTTCCGGGGATTCACGAATGGGAATACGAGGCTGTAAAACCAGGCATCTGGGTAATCGAAGGTAATTATACTATTTTCCGCTTTGGAGGCGAGGAGAAGTTCAAACTAACTGTTAAGGTTATCTAAAAAATCTCCTTGAATTAAAATATTTTTATTTTTCTGAGGCTCCCCAAGGGAAGTGAAAACCTGCATCTAATAGTTGAAAATGTCTTCTTTCCAGCTGAGAATTATTAATTCTTGAGTTCGGCAAATACCTGAAAGGTGCAGTAAAAAATATGTGAAAAGAACCCGAAGGTTCCCCTCGATATTTTCTTGCTTCAGATATTTTTGGTTTTATTAAAAGGTGCTCAGTTCTCCTTTGATAACCATTTCCGTGATTTTTGTCACATTGGCAAGCCAGTCGTCAATTACAACTTCAGCTTCTGACTTTACCTTTGCAAAGGAGGTGCCTTCTTTCGGAATGATCTGAGCGCTTGCCACAAGTGGCTGGTCAATGGGCTTTCCTATCTGGGAAAGCAGTCTGATATTAACGTCCTGTAAGTCCGGAACCTGCTTTACAATATCCCGTGCCATCTGTGTCGAGAGGAGGTTGTAGATTTTTCCAATATGGTTAATCGGGTTCTTTCCACTGGTTGCCTCCATGCTCATAGGCCTGTTGGGTGTGATCAACCCATTGCAGCGGTTTCCGCGTCCTACTGAACCATCATCTCCCATTTCAGCTGATGTTCCGGTGACTGTAAGGAAGACACAGCTCGTTTTCAGGTTATCGCCTGTGTTAATCTGGACTTTCACGTCCCGCTCAGTATAGCGAGTTGCAAGCTCTTCCACATAGGTCTTCATTTCCTGAGTCATGTTTATGTAGCTGTCCAGGTCGTCGATATACCGCCCTATCATGCCGCTGCATATAGTAAGGGTTATATCTTCCCCATCCCTGAGTCCCATAACTTTCATGTCTTCTCCTATTGCGGGCATGCGGGACTTCATATCAGTAAGGAGCTGCCTCTCGGTATTGTATACGATATTTTCAAGTTCCGAAAATGGGGCATGCCCAACTCCGAAAGAGGTGTCATTTGCGACTGGCACTCTATCTCTCTTGAAGACATCTCTGAGGTCTGAAGACCCTGTCCCGAGCTTGCAGTCCATGATCACGTCTCTTTCAAGATCCATGTTCACCATGGTATTTCTCAGGTACTTGCGGGCAGCCTGGAGGGCTACGGACTCTGTGGCAAGCTCGGCGCCTTCGAATTCTTTAGTGGCTCTGCCTACCAGTAGCATATATATGGGCTGCAGTACCTCTCCTCCTCCGAATTTCGGACTGGATCTTCCGGCTACTATCTGGGTTTCATCAGTGTTGTGGTGAAGTACAGTTCCACATTTGGTTATATATTCCCTGCATAGCGCTCGGCTTACGGCTTCGGCAAGTCCGTCCGATATGCTGTCAGGGTGCCCTATTCCTTTGCGCTCTACAAGCTCTATCCGCTGCTTTTCGATGGGGGTTTGCAAGAGCTCTTCAACTTTTATATTTCGGGCCATTTGGATCCTCTTTTTTCAAAATTATTGATACTTTTATTGCTAGATGTTAATATTACCGCTTTATTAATCTTTAGTCCGTTGACGTAATCAACATATTTACTTAGCGCTAACTCTAAATTAAATACTTATGTCATCCCAACATTTATATCATTATTTTTATAATACTATTTATATGACTCGTTCGTCTGTTTCTATTTAATTACTACAGATATATAATGATTCTCATGTATTCATTACTGTAGGTAATAATTCTTGATGAAGCTGTCTTTCGGCTTAAGCATCAAAAAATCAGTCTATTCCCTTTGGACCCACTGCGAAATAACATCGGCAACTTTTTAGACTGTACTCAACCATTTTCACAAGCAAACCCCTCGATTAAATCCCAAAATAATTATGCTTTACCCAAGTTATTTCGTAACGAGCCCTTTGTGTAAAAATTTACCGTAATATAAACAGAATCATCCTTAACAACGGGTTTCTGGAAAAAAGTTCACAACGAGCTTCACCGTGAAGTCTATATTATACAAGAGTATTGTGGATAAATGTTTTATACGGAATAAACATACCGGAGATAAGCTTCCCGGCAGATCACTTAAATCACTTATCAGCTTAGATCACTCAGATCACTTAAATTACTTATCAGCTTAGATCACTCAGATCACTTAAATTACTTATCAGCTTAGATCATTCAGATCACTTAAATCACTTATCAGAGATCACTCAGATCACTTAAATCACTTATCAGAGATCACTCAGATCACTTAAATCACTTATCAGAGATCACTCAGATCACTTAAATCACTTATCAGAGATCACTTAAATCACTTAAATCACTTAAATCACTTACCAGACTTATTAGAGGACAGAGCAGATGATTCGCATTGCAATACCCAATAAAGGACGCCTTCACGAACCCACAATGTCTCTTTTTAAAGATGCAGGGCTTCCCATTAGCGGAGGAGCCGAAAGCCGAATACTCTTTGCAAAAACTGCAGACCCTGATATCCATATTCTCTTTGCCAGGGCTGCCGATATACCTGAGTATGTACAGGACGGAGCTGCAGATGTAGGTATTACAGGAATTGACTTGATTACGGAAAGGGAGGCAAATGTTGAGGCTCTTCTGGACCTTAAATTCGGGAAAGCGAACCTTGTTCTGGCTGTCCCTGAGGACTCTGTTTTCCAGAGTGCCCGGGATCTTGAAGGCAAAAAAGTGGCAACCGAGTTTCCAGAGATCACGCGCAAGTACTTCCAAAACCTTGGAGTTAATGTTGAAGTTATAAAGGTCAGCGGAGCTTGTGAAATGACTCCACATGTGGGAATTGCGGACGCCATTGTGGATATTTCAAGCTCCGGGACAACTCTCCTGATAAACCACCTGAAAGCTATCGACACAGTCTTTTCTTCCACTGTCCATCTGATTGCTAACAAAAAAAGCCTCAGGGAAAAGGACAAAATTCTGGATATAAAAACTGCACTCGAAAGTGTGCTTAATGCAAAGAAAAAACGTTATTTGATGATGAACGTTCCCGAAGCTTCCCTCCAAGCAGTAAAAGAGGTCCTTCCGGGAATGTCAGGTCCGACGGTAATGAAAGTTGAGTCCAGCAGGTCGTCTGAAGAATCATTCCTTGCTGTCCATTCCGTTGTGGATGCAGACCTGATCTTTACCATGGTAAACAAGCTCAGGAAGGTCGGTGCAAGGGATATACTTGTCGTCCCGATCGAAAGGATCATGCCCTGAAAGGAAAAATACCTGGAAATAGTGAAGGCTTAAAACAGATCAGAAACAGAAGATGGTTTTCTTGCAAATATGCCGGAGATGTGGTTTTCTATGGTTTTTGAAGTGATTCCTGCAGTGGATATGAGAGAGGGAAAATGTGTTCAGCTGGTGCAGGGCGTGCCTGGCAGTGAGATCGTATCTCTTGATGACCCTCTTGCAGTTGCCCTTGACTGGGTCGGAAAAGGGGCAAAGACCCTTCATCTGGTAGACCTTGACGGAGCAATTGAAGGGGAACGAAAAAACGCCCCCATTATTGAAAAGATAGTCCGGACCTGCAGAGAGAAAGGTGTAAGTATCCAGGTTGGGGGAGGAATTCGTAGCTTTGAAGACGCAGCTTCTCTTCTTGAGCTTGGGGTTTCAAGGGTAATTCTCGGAACCGCTGCCCTCCAGAATCCCGAACTTGTAAAACAGCTTTCCAGTGTCTTTGGAAACTCATGTGTAAACGTTGCGCTGGATGCAAAGAATGGGAAAATCTCAATCAAAGGCTGGACTGAGGAGTGCGCGCAAACTCCTGTTGAAATGGGTAGGAAGTTTGAAGAGCTTGGAGCTGGAAGTCTTCTTTTCACGAATATCGATTCCGAAGGTTTGATGCAGGGAGTAAACCCTGTTCCTACAAGGGAACTCGTGGAATCTGTCAGCATCCCTGTAATTGCATCCGGGGGGGTAAGTTCCCTTGAAGACCTTAAGGTCTTGAAGAAAACCGGGGCTGCAGGTGTTGTGGTAGGCAGTGCCCTTTACACAGGCAGGTTTACCTTTGAAGAGGCAATTGAGGCCTCCCTCGGAGACTGATTGGGCTGCTTGTTTTCACTTCTCAAGAGCCCTTATTCATCAACCCATTTCCTTAATTTTTCCGGGACAAACTGAATATCAGGAAAAGATAATCAATGAATAGATAATCAATGAATAGATAATCAATGAATAGATAATCAAGGAATTGGTAATCAAGGAATTGGTAATCAAGGAATTGGTAATCAATGAATAGATAATCAAGGAATTGGTAATCAAGGAATTGATAATCAAGGAATTGATAATCAAGGAATTGATAATCAAGGAATAGGTACGCAGCTAGATACAAAGTATTTAATTATTTTAAAAGGGAATGTGATGCTGTATGAGAACAAGCAAAATCTCCCGTAAGACAAAGGAAACTGATATCCAGCTTGAGCTTTCCCTTGATGGTGAGGGAATTGCAGATGTCAGTACAGGGATTGGATTTTTTGATCATATGCTTACTTCTTTTGCAAGGCATGCCGAGTTTGACCTTAAAGTGCGTGCCGAAGGCGATCTTTATGTGG
The Methanosarcina sp. WWM596 DNA segment above includes these coding regions:
- the hisA gene encoding 1-(5-phosphoribosyl)-5-[(5-phosphoribosylamino)methylideneamino]imidazole-4-carboxamide isomerase, translating into MVFEVIPAVDMREGKCVQLVQGVPGSEIVSLDDPLAVALDWVGKGAKTLHLVDLDGAIEGERKNAPIIEKIVRTCREKGVSIQVGGGIRSFEDAASLLELGVSRVILGTAALQNPELVKQLSSVFGNSCVNVALDAKNGKISIKGWTEECAQTPVEMGRKFEELGAGSLLFTNIDSEGLMQGVNPVPTRELVESVSIPVIASGGVSSLEDLKVLKKTGAAGVVVGSALYTGRFTFEEAIEASLGD